One part of the Vitis riparia cultivar Riparia Gloire de Montpellier isolate 1030 chromosome 8, EGFV_Vit.rip_1.0, whole genome shotgun sequence genome encodes these proteins:
- the LOC117921305 gene encoding probable protein phosphatase 2C 38, with protein sequence MISIYFMKMVKPCWKPSVEGDGTRGKGDSSGRVDGLLWYKDLGQHINGEFSMAVIQANCLLEDQSQLESGPLSFLDSGPYGTFIGVYDGHGGPEASRFVNENLFPNLKKFATEHQEISESVIRKAFSATEEGFLSLVKKQWLTKPQIASVGSCCLAGIICNGLLYIANVGDSRAVLGRAERASREVTAIQLSTEHNASIESVREELRSLHPHDKHIVVLRHKVWRVKGLIQVSRSIGDAYLKKAEFNREPLLSRFRLPQPFIEPILSSEPSISVHKIRPEDQFIIFASDGLWEHLSNQEAVNIVNNYPRNGIARKLVKTALQEAAKKREMRYSDLKKIDRGVRRHFHDDITVVVVFLDPLLIKRSSSSGCPFSIKGGVKAPAPAADV encoded by the exons ATGATATCAATCTATTTCATGAAAATGGTTAAACCCTGTTGGAAGCCGTCCGTAGAAGGTGATGGAACTCGCGGAAAAGGAGATTCCAGTGGTCGAGTTGATGGGTTGTTGTGGTATAAGGACCTGGGCCAACATATTAACGGTGAATTCTCAATGGCTGTGATTCAGGCCAATTGTTTGTTGGAGGACCAAAGCCAGCTCGAGTCCGGGCCCTTGAGTTTCCTGGATTCGGGGCCTTATGGGACCTTCATTGGTGTATATGACGGACATGGAGGGCCAGAGGCTTCCCGCTTTGTTAATGAAAACCTCTTCCCCAATCTTAAGA AATTTGCAACCGAGCATCAAGAGATATCGGAAAGTGTTATTAGAAAAGCTTTCTCAGCAACAGAAGAGGGTTTTCTCTCACTTGTGAAGAAGCAGTGGCTCACTAAGCCACAGATTGCATCTGTGGGATCATGTTGTTTGGCAGGAATCATATGCAATGGACTGCTATATATTGCAAATGTTGGAGATTCCCGGGCTGTGCTTGGGAGGGCAGAAAGGGCCAGCAGAGAAGTCACAGCTATTCAGTTATCAACAGAGCACAATGCTAGCATTGAATCTGTGAGGGAAGAACTTCGGTCATTACACCCCCATGATAAACATATTGTGGTCTTAAGACACAAGGTTTGGCGTGTGAAGGGACTCATACAG GTTTCAAGATCCATAGGTGACGCATATCTTAAGAAGGCAGAGTTCAACAGAGAGCCTCTCCTGTCCAGGTTTAGATTGCCTCAACCCTTTATCGAGCCTATCCTTAGCTCAGAACCATCAATATCTGTACACAAAATCCGGCCTGAAGACCAGTTTATCATATTTGCTTCTGATGGCCTGTGGGAGCATCTTAGCAACCAGGAGGCGGTCAACATTGTCAACAATTACCCACGTAAT GGAATTGCCCGGAAACTTGTCAAAACTGCACTTCAAGAAGCagcaaagaaaagagaaatgaggTACTCTGACCTGAAAAAGATAGACAGAGGGGTGAGGAGACATTTTCACGATGATATCACGGTGGTAGTTGTGTTTCTTGATCCCCTTCTGATCAAAAGGAGCTCCTCCAGCGGTTGCCCGTTCTCGATAAAAGGAGGTGTTAAGGCCCCCGCCCCTGCTGCTGACGTATAG